From Acidovorax sp. FHTAMBA, one genomic window encodes:
- a CDS encoding site-specific integrase: MDLILSMHPMARAWLLDGPLSSYVGAFQALLERGRYAEGSSETALRAWSHFAHWMAKCQVSAEQIDEALVEQFLDSHLPRCDCHPAALRTRSGLSASLGHLLALLREQHVIVELPGPSGPIAEELNRYNVHMRDARGLAIGTREDRLVLVGRLLQCKFAGKAIAIGELQPEDVRGFIATELTRVSSGSHSSAVTAALRAYFRYRGTCGDAVNSLLGAISSPVRWSQASLPRALTTEEVQRLEAHCAEAKRAPLRLLAMVRLALDLGLRVGEIAKLEIGDFDWRAGTVTLKRTKSQRQDVLPLPVLTGQALAEYMRHERPATTLPSLFVRRLAPHDKPIGVDAVSQAIGRALRGAGISRGCHSLRHTLACRLVNSGSSIKEVADVLRHRSLDTSLIYAKLDLQLLAEVALPWPGSAS; this comes from the coding sequence ATGGACTTGATTCTTTCGATGCACCCGATGGCCAGGGCATGGCTGCTCGATGGCCCGCTGTCTTCATACGTCGGGGCGTTCCAGGCATTGCTGGAGCGCGGCCGGTACGCCGAAGGCAGCTCGGAGACTGCCCTTCGTGCCTGGTCGCACTTTGCCCACTGGATGGCGAAGTGCCAGGTATCTGCCGAACAGATCGACGAAGCCCTCGTCGAGCAGTTTCTGGATTCGCATCTGCCGCGCTGCGACTGCCATCCCGCGGCTCTGCGTACACGCAGCGGCTTGAGCGCCAGTCTCGGACACCTGCTCGCCTTGTTGCGGGAACAGCATGTCATCGTGGAACTGCCAGGCCCCAGCGGTCCCATTGCAGAAGAACTGAACCGTTACAACGTCCACATGCGCGACGCCCGCGGCCTGGCGATAGGCACGCGCGAGGATCGGCTGGTACTCGTAGGTCGTCTGCTGCAATGCAAGTTCGCGGGCAAGGCCATCGCCATCGGCGAGTTGCAGCCGGAAGACGTTCGCGGCTTCATCGCAACCGAGCTCACGCGGGTCAGCAGCGGGTCGCATTCCAGCGCGGTCACTGCTGCGCTGCGGGCCTACTTCCGATACCGCGGGACCTGCGGTGACGCAGTGAACAGCCTGCTCGGCGCTATCTCGTCGCCGGTGCGATGGAGCCAAGCATCGTTGCCGCGCGCGCTGACGACCGAGGAGGTCCAGCGCCTCGAAGCGCATTGCGCCGAGGCCAAGCGGGCTCCGCTGCGCCTGCTGGCCATGGTGCGCCTGGCCTTGGATCTCGGACTGCGCGTGGGCGAGATCGCCAAGCTGGAGATCGGCGACTTCGATTGGCGTGCCGGAACGGTGACCTTGAAGCGAACAAAGTCCCAGCGCCAGGATGTCCTACCGCTGCCGGTGCTCACCGGGCAGGCTCTGGCGGAGTACATGAGACACGAGCGGCCCGCAACCACGCTGCCATCGCTGTTCGTCCGTCGGTTGGCGCCACACGACAAGCCCATCGGCGTCGATGCAGTGAGCCAGGCAATCGGGCGTGCCCTGCGAGGTGCCGGCATCTCACGCGGTTGCCATTCGTTGCGTCACACGCTGGCCTGTCGCCTGGTCAACAGCGGCAGTTCGATCAAGGAGGTCGCCGATGTGCTTCGGCATCGATCGCTGGACACCTCGTTGATCTACGCCAAGCTCGACTTGCAACTGCTTGCCGAGGTCGCTCTGCCTTGGCCTGGGAGTGCATCATGA
- the rplQ gene encoding 50S ribosomal protein L17, with translation MRHGHGLRKLNRTSSHRLAMLQNMMNSLIEHEVIKTTVPKAKELRRVIEPMITLAKEDSVANRRLAFNRLRDRDSVTKLFNDLGPRFKVRPGGYTRILKMGFRVGDNAPMALVELVDRAAETENNSAAAE, from the coding sequence ATGCGCCACGGACACGGCCTCCGCAAACTCAACCGTACCAGCTCGCACCGCCTCGCGATGCTGCAGAACATGATGAATTCGCTCATCGAGCACGAAGTCATCAAGACCACCGTTCCCAAGGCCAAGGAACTGCGCCGTGTGATCGAGCCCATGATCACCCTGGCCAAGGAAGACTCTGTTGCTAACCGCCGCCTCGCATTCAACCGCCTGCGCGACCGTGACAGCGTAACCAAGCTGTTCAACGACCTGGGTCCTCGTTTCAAGGTGCGTCCCGGTGGCTACACCCGTATTCTGAAGATGGGCTTCCGTGTGGGCGACAACGCCCCCATGGCGCTGGTTGAATTGGTCGACCGTGCTGCTGAGACCGAAAATAATTCGGCAGCAGCTGAATAA
- the rpoA gene encoding DNA-directed RNA polymerase subunit alpha has translation MQTNLLKPKAINVEQLGHNRAKVALEPFERGYGHTLGNAIRRVLLSSMVGYAATEVTIAGVLHEYSSIDGVQEDVVNILLNLKGVVFKLHNRDEVTLSLRKDGEGVVTARDIQTPHDVEIVNPDHVIANLSAGGKLDMQIKVEKGRGYVPGSLRRYADESTKSIGRIVLDASFSPVKRVSYTVESARVEQRTDLDKLVVEIETNGAITAEDAVRASAKILVEQLAVFAQLEGGELAAFDAPAGPRGNATFDPILLRPVDELELTVRSANCLKAENIYYIGDLIQRTENELLKTPNLGRKSLNEIKEVLASRGLTLGMKLENWPPAGLDKR, from the coding sequence ATGCAAACCAATTTGCTGAAACCCAAGGCGATCAATGTCGAGCAGCTTGGCCACAACCGCGCCAAGGTGGCACTGGAGCCGTTCGAGCGTGGGTACGGCCACACGCTGGGCAACGCCATTCGGCGCGTCCTGCTCTCGTCCATGGTGGGTTACGCAGCGACGGAAGTCACGATTGCAGGGGTGCTGCACGAGTACTCGTCCATCGACGGTGTTCAAGAAGATGTGGTCAACATCCTCCTGAACCTCAAGGGGGTGGTGTTCAAGCTCCACAACCGTGACGAAGTGACGTTGAGCCTGCGCAAGGATGGTGAAGGTGTTGTCACTGCGCGTGACATCCAGACCCCTCACGACGTGGAAATCGTCAACCCTGATCATGTGATCGCCAACCTGTCGGCAGGCGGCAAGCTGGACATGCAGATCAAGGTGGAAAAGGGCCGTGGTTACGTGCCTGGCAGCCTGCGCCGTTATGCTGACGAATCGACCAAATCGATCGGCCGCATCGTGCTGGATGCTTCGTTCTCGCCCGTTAAGCGCGTGAGCTACACCGTGGAAAGCGCTCGCGTCGAGCAGCGTACCGACCTGGACAAGCTGGTGGTCGAGATCGAAACCAATGGTGCCATCACTGCCGAAGACGCAGTGCGTGCATCGGCCAAGATCCTGGTGGAACAGCTGGCGGTATTCGCACAGCTCGAAGGCGGCGAACTGGCTGCGTTCGACGCACCTGCAGGGCCACGTGGCAATGCGACGTTCGATCCGATCCTGCTGCGTCCCGTGGACGAGTTGGAGCTGACCGTGCGTTCCGCCAACTGCCTGAAGGCCGAGAACATCTACTACATCGGTGACCTGATCCAGCGCACCGAGAACGAGCTGCTCAAGACGCCTAACCTGGGCCGTAAGTCACTCAACGAGATCAAGGAAGTGCTCGCATCGCGTGGCCTCACGCTGGGCATGAAACTGGAAAACTGGCCACCAGCTGGTTTGGACAAGCGTTAA